AGCCCTGGGCAAGGCATCTTACTGTACCTAGGCCAAGCCACTGAACGAGCAAGTATAGTCCAGCAAGAAGGCAAACTACCTAGACCTGTTTGCAGCTTGAGAAACCATAATGTCTTAGGAAAGGAAAGAAAAGTATTCTATTAAAAATGAACAGACCcgagcagactgaagcaggttggGCATTTGTGGTGAAGTTGACTAATTGCTTTAAAATGACCAAATGTCTACTATGGCAGTATTGATATGACAAGGGCCCTGTTTAAATGtcatcaatgtaaaaaaaatatatatataataatacaaAAAGTTGGTGCTCAAATGATTTCTGTACTGCAAAGTAAAAATTTACTTGTGGAAAAAAAAGTATTTGTTCTTATTCAGTAGTGAGTCGGAGTATTGCTGTCTGATGGGCTTTTGTGGTCATTTCAGTATTGGGAGCTTTGCCTTTGAAACTTCCTCATTTAATACTATTTTATATCATCCTAAACTGTCTGCTGGAGCATTTATGAACTCTGCACTGAAGAGGACCTTTTGTGTTATTCATTGATGCAGGACTGAAAACAGACAAGTCTGGTTCGTTTGACAAAGACCATCCTTTAATGAAGTGCAGAAATTACTCTGGATTTGATGAATTCCTGTGTTGGCTGGTTGATATATGGCAACCTATTTGTAACCGTTAGTGTAATGGTAAAATGCACTGTTAACATGGCATGTCTACAAAATCAAAAAGCTCTTATAACATGGTGAGCAAATACGTACTTCAGTCCTAAGTCATCCTCACGCTTAAAACTCCAACTCCCAGAAGTCTCTGCTGCTTACCTGTCATAACAAATATCGTCACATGGACGCTGTTTCAACAAAAATAAACCTAGTGCACTCATGTTGAATTTGTTTATCTGTCACGCTAATATTTCCCAATGGAAAATCCTGCAATAATGGAAATGACAGCGGCACGGCGTTCGAACTTTGGAGATATTGGTGAGTGTTCGATTTGGGCAAACTGGCTATCAATTTTTCAATCTGAACTACATACATAACAATTATGGACGGAAAGGTGGTGAATGTAAATATGTTTGCTTTTATTCACTGCTCAACAATGTTTTTTGGATTAACGCATAATTGCGCGTCCAATGCGTAAATACGCAGCAGGTCGTGTTTGAGCCAGAGCCTCTCCCTTTCCTACTAGGGTTTTGGGCAGACCGAACCGCGTTGCATGAGGCTGCGTCCTTAGGCAGGGCCCTTCAAGTGAAACAGCTGATTGAGGGTGGAGCATCTGTAAACATGGTGACAGTAGACAATATCACCCCGCTCCATGATGCCTGCATCCAGGGACATCCAAACTGTGTTCGACTGCTACTAGATGCAGGGGCTCAGGTGAGGCAGCTACAGTAGggctaaatacactgctcaaaaaaataaagggaacactaaaataacacatcctagatctgaattaatgaaatattctttacatagttgaatgtgctgacaacaaaatcacacaaaaattatcaatggaaatcaaatttatcaacccatggaggtctggatttggagtcacactcgaaatgaaagtggaaaaccacactacaggctgatccaactttgatgtaatgtccttaaaacaagtcaaaatgagactcagtagtgtgtgtggcctccacgtgcctgtatgacctcctgacaacgcctgggcatgctcctgatgaggtggcggatggtctcctgagggatctcctcccagacctggactaaagcatccgccaactcctggacagtctgtggtgcaacgtggcgttggtggatggagcgagacatgatgtcccagatgtgctcaattggattcaggtctggggaacaggcaggccagtccatagcatcaatgccttcctcttgcagcatatggtctcacaaggggtctgaggatctcatctcggtacctaatggcagtcaggctacctctggcaagcacatggagggctgtgcggtcccccaaagaaatgccaccccacaccatgactgacccaccgccaaaccggtcatgctggaggatgttgcaggcagcagaacgttgtCCACGGCGTCTcaagactctgtcacgtctgtcacatgtgctcagtgtgaacctgctttaatctgtgaagagcacagggcgccagtggtgaatttgccaatcttggtgttctctggcaaatgccaaacgtcctgcacggtgttgggctgtaaagcacaacccccacctgtggacgtcgggccctcataccaccctcatggagtctgtttctgaccgtttgagcagacacatgcacatttgtggcctgctggaggtcattttgcagggctctggcagtgctcctcctgctcctccttgcacaaaggcggaggtagcggtcctgctgctgggttgttgccctcctacggtctcctccacatctcctgatgtactggcctttctcctggtagcgcctccatgctctggacactacgctgacagacacagcaaaacttcttgccacagctcgcattgatgtgccatcctagatgagctgcactacctgagccacttgtgtgggttgtagactccgtctcatgctaccactagagtgaaagcaccgtcagcattcaaaagtgaccaaaacatcagccaggaagcataggaattgagaagtggtctgtggtcaccacctgcagaaccactcctttattgggggtgtcttgctaattgcctataatttccacctgttgtctattccatttgcacaacagcatgtgaaatttattgtcaatcagtgttgcttcctaagtggaaagtttgatttcacagaagtgtgattgacttggagttacattgtgttgtttaaatgttccctttatttttttgagcagtgtatatagagCTGTAGACAGATAATGACACATTTCATAATGGGTAGCAGGATGCACCAATACACCTACAGCATGTGTAGCAGTAGTGGtccctctcactctatctctccatcccttcctctttaccccctctcccctagGTGGATGTGAGGACCATCCATGGCAGCACTCCTCTATGTAACGCCTGTGCTGCGGGGAGCCTGGAGTGTGCAAAGATGCTGCTGGAACATGGAGCCAAAGTCAACCCCTCCCTCACAGCACTCACTGCCTCTCCTCTGCATGAGGCCTGCATAAAGGGTAAGACTGGGAAATGATGagggggtatatgactggggaaaTGGTGATAAGGCAGGGTCAGGTGGACTGGAGGAGGGAAAAAACAGGACAAGTGAGGGAAGACTGACCAGGATAGGAGGGAAGAGACTGGTGGAATAGGTTTTAAGCAGAAGGAGAGGtaagaggactggaggaagaggtAAGGAGATAAGGGGCAGCACTAGGGCGAGTGAGGTAGGAGTGCAAGAGAAGGGATGGGTGTGAGGAGGATTAACCGTAAGTGTATAGATATGTGTGAGTACTTCATATCTAATGAAACCGTTTCGTATCTGTCTATACTGTAGGTAATGCAGATATAGCGAGGCTAATGATAGCGCATGGAGCCTTGCTAGAGGCCTTTGATCTCCAGTTCGGTACCCCGCTACATGCTGCCTGTGCCAAGGAACATGTGGACTGTGCCAGGGTGCTGCTCAAAGCAGGTGAGGATGGGGACAAAGAGGAAAACATTGTCTCAGGCAACTGCTGTATTCATATCAATGGCTCTGTATGACTATACAGTGTTTAGGTATATGTTTTACATACAAGTATTTGCTATGCTGGACGGACACTGCGGAATTTCATTCACAAATCTGCCACAAAGCCACATTTTCCTGAGGAAATGTAAGCATCGACTGTAAACAGAATGTGTTTTCTGTTCAGGTGCCAAGGTGAATGCAGCTAAGTTCCATGAGACGGCTCTCCATCATGCTGCCAGAGTAGAGATGGTGGACATGATTGAGTTACTGGTGGACTTTGGAGGCAACGTGTATGTCACAGACAACGACAACAAAAAGCCCATAGACTACACCAAGCCTGGCTCTCCCACTGAACAATGCTTACAGTATTATGAAAGTAAGTCTAGAGGCAATAATATTTTCCATTTGTGATTCTCCATCCCTTATGTGACTTTTGTTAGTCATTGTGGCTGTCTGATTATCTCTAGGTACTCCTCTGAGTCTGCAGCAACTTAGCAGAGTGACTCTGAGGACGTTGCTGGGTACCAGAGCTCTGGAGGTCGTAGGTCAACTGGACATATCTCAACGTACCATCAGCTACATTCTCTGTGAGGGGTGTTGATGCTGCCTTATGAACTGACTCGTGGATGGATTCCCAAAGGAATATCAGAAAAAGGAGAATGCTTGAATACTAAGCTGGGACACATCTCATCATCTTCATATGTTTTGTTTACTGTGGGACACACATACAAATTGATGTGATTTATTACTGTGTTATAAGCGGTAACACATTGTAAAATACATTTCAAGAAGGCCTGCTGCAATTGTTCTAATATTCTATAGAGATGAAAGCTTGTTTTAGCATGGTTAGGGAAAATAAAGCCAAACAATGTCAGTCCTCTACTTTTGCAGTAATATGAACATTTTGACAAAACATTTCTACTACAACTCCCAGCATGCGCTCAAATCCATCAAAGGTCATGTCAAAATCAGTCACATGATGTGTCAGTGCCGCATGTAAACACAGCTCAAATGTGCTTGTTTACTTCTCGTGGGACGTAATTGACCGTTTTTCTACATAAAACGGCATTTGACCAAATGTTGGAGGTTGAAACTGCCAGACCGTATTTCTTTGGAGACATAGGTGCGTATGAAAGTGTTTCGGTTTTGTATGCTAGCATCCATTTGGTTACTCTATGTCATAGCTAGCAAGCATGTGTTCATGATATAACAGCAACGTAAATCAGCTACATATGTGCCATGTTGTGTTTTAGTCCATATAGATTGTTAAGTAAAGGTTTACGATGGCAAAATGTGATGTCAACCAGAGATGATCTAGCATGCACTCACCTCGCGCCGGTTGATTATGTAGCAAGAGGTATTCTCTTGTTGTTTGCTCTCTGGTTGATGACTGTGTGGCTTTACCCCAGGCTGCTGGTCAGAGAGGACCGAGGTGCACGAGGCGCCTCCGAGGGACATGCTGCCCAGCTGCAGCAACTCATCCATAGCGGAGCCTCTGTCAACATAGTGGCTGTGGACTCCATCACCCCCCTCCATGAGGCATGTGAAAGGTGGCAGACCCAGTGTGTCAGGCTGCTACTGGATGCTGGAGCACAGGTGAGACTGTCACTAagttgagggagagagataagagaaATATCGGCAATAAATGAGGTAGGTTCGCCATAGAATAATTAAAATAATAAAGGATATATCTAGTCATAGATATAGAAGGGTGGGACCCCGATTCAACGCAGGTTAAAGATCAAGAGAAAGTAATGTGTTCTTTATAGTTAATTAGGACATGTGATGGCTGTGTTGTCTTGTAGGTGGATGCCCGTAACACGGACGGTAGCAGCCCTCTGTGTGAGGCCTGCTCGGTTGGGAGCTTTGACTGTGTGCGGATGCTGCTGGAGCATGGGGCCAATGTGAACTCCACCCTCTCTTCCCGGACCACCTCACCCCTACATGAAGCTTGCATGGGGGGTAAGTGTGTGGCAGGTGTAGGATGAGCGTGCATCAAGATGGTTTGAGAACTTGTGACAGTCTGTTCTTGTGTCCCAGGTAATGCTGACGCTGTGAAGATCATGATCGCTAAAGGTGCCAGTCTGGAGGCATATGACCTGTACTATGGGACCCCGTTGCATGTGGCATGTGCCAACGACCACACGGCCTGTGTCAAGGCGCTACACAACGCAGGTGAGCATTTGAGAATAACACTCTCTAACAACTAATTATCTGATTGTGAAGAAGAACAACACAATGAATAAAGACCTGAATAGAGAATACAACCCTGGGTTTGAGTTCTCAACTCTGTAGTGCACCTTTAGTAATAACCTCTTTTGTGTGTCATTTGCTTCCTCAGGTGCCAAAGTGAATTATGCTCGGCTGCACAAGACGGCCCTGCACCATGCTGCTAAAGTGAAGAGTGTTGACATGATCGACATGCTGGTGGAGTTTGGGGCGAACATCTACGCCAAAGACAAAAACGCTAAGAAGCCCATTGACTACATCGAACCTGGTTCTCCCGCTGCGCTCTGCTTAGAGTTTTATGAAAGTAAGTCACAGTGTGAGAGAGGTTTTTATACCACAGTTACCAGTTTTAAGCAATAGATGTGCTGTACCAGTATGTTTTTGTGGATTTCTAAGCAATATCACTGTGTCACCAGTAGGTGGTGCCCATTGCTAATTTTTCAGGATCAGAAAGTTACAGGTAGTGGAAAAGTAAaagaaatgtataaaaaataagaACCTGATAAAGTTGAACCCATCAAAACAGCTGTTTGAACACTTCTTAATTGGTACACAATACTCAGGTCAAGGTAGATTTAATTTCTTCCTGTTTTTTTTATGGCCCCAATTATAGAATGACATATAAAGTAGAATCCAtattaatttaataggatctctgtggatCTAGTAATAACGATTTTTCATTTAACTTAATGtggcatgaacacaaccagtcatgatgttttcatcatGTAGGCTACACGTGCATGTTTGTCCACTCACAAATGAATTCCAACAGCCAAACAGTGCTCTGCCCCAaccatttgatgaatggaaagaaaCACCTGTTAAAACACCAGAAAGTCTAATGACGTTCTGCAATTGTCATTCTGCCTACACTTGTAGCCTGAATTGATGTGTCTACTTGTAGCCTGAATTGATGTGTCTACTTGTAGCCTGAATTGATGTGTCTACTTGTAGCCTGAAATGATGTGTCTACTTGTAGCCTGAATTGATGTGTCTACTTGTAGCCTGAATTGATGTGTCTACTTGTAGCCTGAATTGATGTGTCTACTTGTAGCCTGAATTGATGTGTCTACTTGTAGCCTGAAATGATGTGTCTACTTGTAGCCTGAATTGATGTGTCTACCTGTAGCCTGAATTGATGTGTCTACTTGTAGCCTGAATTGATGTGTCTACTTGTAGCCTGAATTGATGTCCGCGCCAGTCTTTGCGAGTCATCCTTGCCTTGGAAAAATATCAGTGTTTTCCTCGAACTACGCCACATTTGGGAGCGTTTATAATATGCCACCCAATTTCAAGTCCATTTTGCATGCGGCTGACATGTGGTTATGATAAATATCTATTTACAGAAGCATATTTATCTTTTTAGGCTGCAATACCAGACCATACCAGCTTACTTTAACCCCTGACAATACTCAGTCTTACGTCAGAAAGATATTTCTCCAGTATTTTGAACATAGACCAAGTCCATCTGTCCTGTCCCTCAAGTTAATGTCTATCCTACTCATGTTCCCTGAAGCTGATCAATTAGTACTATAACATTCAGTTTAGTTACGGGTCATTAACTGACGATGAGACCCAGACAGATTCCTCTGCCACAGAGCCACTCGTGGAATGTGAGACCAGGTCTGTGTGTGAAGCCACACAGCAACAGTATCCTAGGCATCAGACACAGACACCTCTTGTAAGGAAAAATAAAAACTTTATTTCATGAAGTGCAAGGACAttgtgaaatacatttttaaaaaattgCTCAACTCATGTTTTATTGAGTCCTATTGTTGGGTTATGCAAGCAAACATCAACATAATATCCCTGCTCAAAAGCTCCAGTCTTTAAATATACTAAACGGGACATATATCTCTGACTGTGTATTGACACTTGAATACTATCCCAGTGTTGTGGATAGACTAAATCTCCCATAAACCTTTGTGGTTGTCTGCCTGTAGGTACTCCATTGAGTCTGCAGCAGCTGAGCAGAGTGACCCTGAGGGCGATGCTGGGTAGCAGAGCTCTGGAGGTCGTAGTTCAACTGGACATACCAAAGCAAATCATTTGCTTCCTATGTTACCACTGACCCTGATACCATTATCTTACTAAGGTGAAGGAAGGAATCTCAGAGACTGAAACCttaaaaaaatagaaataaaCATCACAATCATCAAAATGCTACAGTCTGAACCTTAGATGCCACTAGATTAGATGCATAAAAATAATATGCATACAGCAAAGCACAGGTTTCCAAACAAGCAGTATTTTTAAGCGGAGCACTTTTCTCTTTGATGTCTTCAGAATGTGTGCCATATCATCACATTAGATGCATATTTAAAGAACAGGAGCATAAGGAGGTTTTAATGGGGACTTTTTACATACAGTTTATTCCTTGAACTCCCATATCTCGTAAACCTACATAAAAGACAAATGGAGGCCCTCAGGGAAAACaaggaagaaggggagaggagaaaataaatggaggagaggaagtgatTTTGGCAGCTGATCCTGTCCACTCTGCAACACCGTCTGTGGACACTACACCAGCATCTTAGACGCCATGACAACGCGGCAACAATACAACCTTAAGCAACACATCCCAGATTTCCGGTACCTCCTCAGGGATGAGAAACGGTGTTGCAGCAGGAGGATGAGCGGCGTTCCCGTTGACACTCTCCAGATGTCACTGTGTATCCCAGATTCCTCCCTGACATCGGAACGGAAACCACACCTGACAACTGGATGTGTTTGAGGCGGACGTGGAATCCAGGCAGCAGAGAAACACCATGGGAAACGATCCTGCTTTTTTACTGTTGGTGCCTCTGATCTGTTGCATCCGCTATAGCTGAGACGGCCCAGGCCTGAATATGGTGTCTGTTTTTGGGGTGTATGATGAGTGTGTGTGGATTCTTCAGAGTTGCACGATGTCTCTGGTTACTAT
The genomic region above belongs to Oncorhynchus masou masou isolate Uvic2021 chromosome 27, UVic_Omas_1.1, whole genome shotgun sequence and contains:
- the asb13a.1 gene encoding ankyrin repeat and SOCS box protein 13a.1, with translation MENPAIMEMTAARRSNFGDIGFWADRTALHEAASLGRALQVKQLIEGGASVNMVTVDNITPLHDACIQGHPNCVRLLLDAGAQVDVRTIHGSTPLCNACAAGSLECAKMLLEHGAKVNPSLTALTASPLHEACIKGNADIARLMIAHGALLEAFDLQFGTPLHAACAKEHVDCARVLLKAGAKVNAAKFHETALHHAARVEMVDMIELLVDFGGNVYVTDNDNKKPIDYTKPGSPTEQCLQYYESTPLSLQQLSRVTLRTLLGTRALEVVGQLDISQRTISYILCEGC